Proteins encoded in a region of the Zea mays cultivar B73 chromosome 4, Zm-B73-REFERENCE-NAM-5.0, whole genome shotgun sequence genome:
- the LOC103653514 gene encoding uncharacterized protein has product MMFTRGSPKILMLSKAAQKKVSPKASTSKKCGGGVQRAAWNSELEKSLVDLLFEHNVPPYRAQNGWSPYAWNKIVTEFNKKHEYVTFNKIQIQEKERELKRDYKMLKEARKQSGVSWNKKRCMIVADPPIWENIIKSFPRAKKFQKKSFPLFDALGELYDGHIAQGTWNITSRQLPQEWNTISNEEEQMNTTRMDEEGIIQQQPQEEDSRLEQDEDPIIERTEQRSTATRRSTASTINQDKEAKRMKKDSLEGLVGRYLDLKSKQVEDEVTQMAKGKEFAQGNDFSIMRCISVLRSMNVIADEKIKAAEVFDIPNNRETFISFSVDEPETALLWLRRKIDKL; this is encoded by the exons ATGATGTTCACAAGAGGTTCTCCCAAAATTTTGATGTTATCTAAAGCTGCTCAAAAGAAGGTTTCTCCTAAAGCTTCTACATCAAAGAAGTGTGGAG GTGGTGTTCAGAGAGCAGCATGGAATTCTGAATTGGAAAAGAGCCTCGTTGATTTGTTGTTTGAGCACAATGTACCTCCATATAGGGCTCAAAATGGCTGGAGTCCATATGCTTGGAACAAAATTGTTACTGAATTCAACAAGAAGCATGAGTATGTCACATTCAACAAGATTCAAATTCAGGAGAAGGAGAGGGAATTGAAAAGGGATTACAAGATGTTGAAAGAGGCTAGAAAGCAAAGTGGTGTTTCCTGGAATAAGAAACGATGCATGATTGTTGCTGATCCACCAATATGGGAAAACATCATAAAA TCATTTCCTAGGGCCAAGAAATTTCAAAAGAAGTCTTTCCCTCTCTTTGATGCTCTTGGGGAACTATATGATGGGCACATTGCTCAAGGGACCTGGAACATAACATCTAGACAACTACCACAAGAATGGAACACAATTTCAAATGAAGAAGAACAAATGAACACCACAAGAATGGATGAGGAAGGCATTATTCAACAACAACCACAAGAAGAGGATTCAAGATTGGAACAAGATGAAGATCCTATAATTGAAAGGACTGAACAGAGGTCTACTGCAACGAGAAGGTCTACTGCATCAACAATCAATCAAGATAAGGAAGCAAAGAGGATGAAGAAGGATTCTTTGGAAGGACTTGTTGGGAGATATCTAGATCTGAAATCAAAACAAGTTGAGGATGAGGTTACACAAATGGCgaaaggaaaagaatttgctCAAGGTAATGACTTCTCCATCATGAGATGCATTTCTGTTCTTAGATCCATGAATGTGATAGCAGATGAGAAGATAAAAGCAGCTGAGGTGTTCGACATACCAAACAACAGAGAGACATTTATCAGTTTTAGTGTTGATGAACCAGAAACTGCCCTCCTATGGTTAAGACGGAAGATTGATAAGCTCTAA